Proteins encoded in a region of the Streptomyces sp. NBC_01298 genome:
- a CDS encoding TetR/AcrR family transcriptional regulator: MSGATSAKKLEKQVAIASASCGVFGREGYTRATVDELAAAAGISTRTLYNHFPGGKAMLFATVVTWTSGQVRDAQIAQIEAVLNPERPPRPEDLERDLVAFAHRVIGLMTDYADHFALVRHIHAEADHVPPEVLEAWVNAGPGPVSRALGDAMAGLDAAGLIDVRGDAMLAGAHFMALTSTSISQLSHYGVLPLPKEQTDHLISGGVGAFLRAYRAN, encoded by the coding sequence GTGAGCGGCGCAACCAGTGCCAAGAAGCTGGAGAAGCAGGTCGCCATCGCGAGCGCGTCCTGCGGGGTCTTCGGCCGCGAGGGCTACACCCGGGCGACCGTGGACGAACTCGCCGCCGCGGCCGGCATCTCGACCCGCACGCTCTACAACCACTTCCCGGGCGGCAAGGCGATGCTCTTCGCCACCGTCGTCACCTGGACCTCGGGGCAGGTGCGCGATGCCCAGATCGCCCAGATCGAAGCCGTCCTGAACCCCGAACGCCCGCCCCGCCCCGAGGACCTGGAGCGTGACCTCGTCGCCTTCGCGCACCGGGTCATCGGGCTCATGACCGACTACGCCGACCACTTCGCGCTCGTCCGCCACATCCACGCCGAAGCCGACCACGTGCCGCCGGAGGTGCTGGAGGCCTGGGTGAACGCCGGTCCGGGCCCCGTGTCCCGGGCGCTCGGGGACGCGATGGCGGGCCTCGACGCCGCCGGGCTGATCGACGTACGCGGTGACGCGATGCTGGCCGGCGCCCACTTCATGGCGCTGACCTCGACCTCCATCTCACAGCTCTCCCACTACGGGGTCCTGCCCCTCCCCAAGGAGCAGACCGACCACCTGATCTCGGGCGGTGTGGGCGCCTTCCTGCGGGCCTATCGGGCCAATTGA
- a CDS encoding SigE family RNA polymerase sigma factor — translation MGDGRRDGFREFAMDRSAYLYRSACLLTSGDTHLAEDLVQETLGRMYLLWARVARIDNPAAYAQTVLVRAFLTHQRRRSAGERPVGEFPDAGAPAGGDPALRLTLLEALGRLAPKDRAVLVLRYWEDRSVEETADAMNVSSAAVRTRSSRALTRLREQLGGSLAEFAGR, via the coding sequence ATGGGGGACGGACGCAGAGATGGGTTCCGTGAGTTCGCGATGGACAGATCGGCGTACTTGTACCGATCGGCCTGTCTGCTGACGAGCGGTGACACCCACCTCGCGGAGGATCTCGTACAGGAGACCCTCGGGCGGATGTACCTGCTCTGGGCACGCGTCGCACGGATCGACAATCCGGCGGCGTACGCGCAAACCGTTCTGGTGCGTGCCTTCCTGACGCACCAGCGCCGCCGGTCGGCGGGGGAACGTCCGGTCGGGGAGTTCCCCGACGCGGGCGCACCGGCCGGCGGCGATCCGGCGCTGCGCCTCACGCTGCTGGAGGCGCTGGGGCGGCTGGCGCCGAAGGACCGGGCGGTCCTGGTGCTGCGGTACTGGGAGGACCGCAGCGTCGAGGAGACCGCCGACGCGATGAACGTCAGCTCGGCGGCCGTACGGACCCGCAGCTCGCGCGCGCTGACCCGGCTGCGCGAGCAACTGGGCGGCTCGCTCGCCGAGTTCGCGGGGCGCTGA
- a CDS encoding NB-ARC domain-containing protein, which produces MEELAALAAAAAAQFVGLAVSDGWESAKGRLAGFFGRRGEGADPAGAGEAGAVTEGAAGPAELAVVAELTEGGRDAWRDGLLRVLLERPGAEAELRTLLGELGGPGGTGGQPPVVVNSGAQYGLYQGAVIHGGVNYHVSEPEAAEVPDEIPALRTRFHNRTAELAAIDGLIPEDADHVGVLLLGGTPGVGKTATATRWAHRSRPRFPDGQLYVDFAALRGPSGGADVSAAVGMCLRSLGVGEDYLPHSLAERTRLYQKRSQGRRMLLMLDDVSDPAQVRALMPQGAGSALVVTSSSARLTELFADGAVPLDLEPLDTAGALLILADRCGERVIAAEPEAAERLVALCGGLPVALHIVAARLLTTRRLTLAGLAGELADETRRLTAMSLRGERTVSVSAVFDSAYRQLEPAEARLYRLLGRLPGRTFDAATAAAAAELDARETEELLDVLQDARLLEYEPAGPAGQGRYHLHDLVRLHARERAAAEEGPEEGAAAHRNLVERVARHYVVRVGHADRAVRAERLRIADFDPGPEPSPFPGGADGRAQALEWLEAERAGIVALLREASALGLRTPVWQLAEGFTALFLYRRHLGDWRESLELGAAAAAEDLVPAAEARLRSMLSRPLMDLGELGRARAELNKAVACAEVAGRTVLRASVMEFLGRYLDRVEPARAIEAYERSLALNTEAGEARGAAIALLFLGCAQDAAGDPAGALETLTRAREAFLAGAEPDRRMAARAAIALGRAHDRLGESARAVAVLRQAVRVLAGQGAAHYEAEALLALADIAQRPGGDRTDLAADLTRALEIHEAGGSPLAESLRERLRALEP; this is translated from the coding sequence GTGGAGGAGTTGGCGGCGCTTGCCGCGGCGGCGGCCGCGCAGTTCGTGGGGCTGGCGGTCTCCGACGGCTGGGAGTCCGCCAAGGGCCGGCTGGCGGGCTTCTTCGGCCGGCGGGGCGAGGGAGCGGACCCGGCGGGCGCCGGGGAGGCCGGGGCGGTCACCGAGGGGGCCGCGGGGCCGGCGGAGCTTGCCGTCGTCGCCGAACTCACCGAGGGCGGCCGGGACGCGTGGCGCGACGGGCTGCTGCGCGTACTGCTGGAACGGCCCGGGGCCGAGGCGGAACTGCGGACCCTGCTAGGTGAACTCGGCGGTCCCGGCGGCACCGGCGGGCAGCCGCCCGTGGTGGTCAACTCCGGCGCGCAGTACGGGCTGTACCAGGGTGCCGTCATCCACGGCGGCGTGAATTACCACGTGAGCGAGCCGGAAGCCGCCGAAGTGCCCGACGAGATCCCCGCGCTGCGCACCCGCTTCCACAACCGCACCGCCGAACTGGCCGCGATCGACGGGCTGATCCCCGAAGACGCCGACCACGTCGGCGTGCTCCTGCTCGGCGGCACGCCCGGCGTCGGCAAGACCGCGACGGCGACCCGCTGGGCGCACCGGTCGCGGCCCCGGTTCCCCGACGGGCAGCTCTACGTGGACTTCGCCGCCCTGCGCGGTCCGTCCGGCGGCGCGGACGTCTCGGCCGCCGTCGGGATGTGCCTGCGGTCCCTGGGGGTCGGGGAGGACTACCTCCCGCACTCCCTGGCCGAGCGCACCCGGCTGTACCAAAAGCGTTCCCAGGGCCGCCGGATGCTGCTCATGCTCGACGACGTCAGCGACCCCGCGCAGGTCAGGGCGCTGATGCCGCAGGGGGCGGGCAGCGCCCTGGTGGTCACGAGCAGCAGCGCGCGGCTCACGGAACTGTTCGCCGACGGGGCCGTACCGCTGGACCTGGAGCCGCTGGACACCGCGGGCGCGCTGCTGATCCTCGCCGACCGCTGCGGGGAGCGGGTGATCGCCGCCGAGCCCGAGGCGGCCGAGCGGCTCGTCGCGCTGTGCGGCGGGCTGCCCGTCGCCCTGCACATCGTGGCGGCCCGGCTGCTGACCACCCGCCGGCTGACCCTGGCGGGCCTCGCCGGCGAACTGGCCGACGAGACCCGCCGGCTGACCGCGATGTCCCTCCGAGGGGAGCGCACGGTGTCCGTCTCCGCCGTCTTCGATTCCGCCTACCGTCAACTGGAGCCCGCGGAAGCCAGGTTGTACCGCCTGCTGGGCCGGCTCCCCGGCCGGACCTTCGACGCCGCCACGGCGGCCGCCGCCGCGGAACTCGACGCGCGGGAGACGGAGGAACTCCTCGACGTGCTCCAGGACGCGCGCCTCCTGGAGTACGAGCCGGCCGGGCCGGCCGGGCAGGGCCGCTACCACCTGCACGACCTCGTACGGCTGCACGCGCGCGAGCGCGCCGCGGCCGAGGAGGGGCCCGAGGAGGGGGCCGCCGCCCACCGGAACCTCGTGGAACGGGTCGCCCGCCACTACGTCGTGCGCGTCGGCCACGCCGACCGGGCCGTACGCGCCGAGCGGCTGCGGATCGCGGACTTCGACCCCGGCCCGGAGCCGAGCCCGTTCCCCGGCGGGGCGGACGGCCGGGCGCAGGCCCTGGAGTGGCTGGAGGCGGAGCGGGCCGGCATCGTCGCCCTGCTCCGCGAGGCCTCCGCGCTCGGACTGCGCACGCCCGTGTGGCAGCTCGCGGAGGGCTTCACGGCGCTGTTCCTGTACCGCCGGCACCTGGGGGACTGGCGGGAATCCCTCGAACTGGGCGCCGCGGCCGCCGCCGAGGACCTCGTACCGGCCGCCGAGGCGCGGCTGCGCAGCATGCTGTCGCGGCCGCTGATGGACCTGGGCGAGCTGGGGCGGGCCCGCGCCGAGCTGAACAAGGCCGTGGCCTGCGCCGAGGTGGCCGGCCGGACCGTGCTGCGGGCCTCGGTCATGGAGTTCCTCGGCCGCTACCTGGACCGGGTCGAGCCGGCCCGCGCCATCGAGGCGTACGAGCGCTCGCTGGCGCTGAACACCGAGGCCGGCGAGGCCCGGGGCGCGGCCATCGCCCTGCTCTTCCTCGGCTGCGCCCAGGACGCCGCCGGGGATCCGGCCGGGGCGCTGGAGACCCTGACCCGGGCGCGGGAGGCGTTCCTCGCCGGAGCCGAACCCGACCGGCGGATGGCGGCCCGGGCGGCCATCGCCTTGGGGCGGGCCCACGACCGGCTGGGGGAGAGCGCGCGAGCGGTGGCGGTACTGCGCCAGGCGGTACGGGTGCTGGCGGGGCAGGGGGCCGCGCACTACGAGGCGGAGGCGCTGCTGGCCCTCGCGGACATCGCGCAGCGGCCGGGCGGCGACCGCACGGACCTCGCGGCGGACCTGACCCGGGCCCTGGAGATCCACGAGGCGGGCGGCAGCCCGCTGGCGGAGTCCCTACGCGAGCGACTGCGCGCCCTGGAGCCCTAG
- a CDS encoding DHA2 family efflux MFS transporter permease subunit encodes MRTPRPPVAPTPPPTNTPPTPTPPGRPTTAARTHSTAPATPSGPTNPTGPAAPATRTGRAAGPEPTSSTPPPRELHRTAGVVIVVIVGSVMSVLDMTIVNVALHRLSEAFHAPLATIQWAASAYTLALAAVIPASAWAMGRFGAKRTYLGALTLFSLGSLLAACAWSAGSLIAFRAVQGLGGGLLMPVGMAMVMRTADPARLGRVMALLGLPIIVGPVAGPVLGGWLVDSVSWQWIFLVNLPVGAVALLLATKLLRSDAPGDPSAAPRLDVPGLLMLSPGLALLLYGLARGGEGGTFTAPDALLPTLAGAALVTAFARRALTTRDPLLDLRLLRDRTFGAGILTLALFTCGYFGSMLLGPMYWQQSRGMSATAAGLLGAPTGLTVGLVMQIASRRVDKVSPRRLIRAGIATGALGMALTALQAGSPEAAPWRFVAASVVMGIGAGMVLMPTMTTASRSLPKSRLTAASTILSINSQIGASVGTALLSVTLTSAGTTPPGFRTTYAIAATLLALATLPATLLPKHHP; translated from the coding sequence ATGCGTACGCCCCGGCCCCCCGTAGCCCCGACCCCACCTCCCACGAATACCCCGCCCACCCCCACGCCCCCCGGCCGACCCACCACAGCCGCCCGCACCCACTCCACGGCCCCCGCGACCCCGTCAGGCCCGACCAACCCGACGGGCCCCGCGGCCCCCGCGACCCGCACCGGCCGGGCGGCCGGGCCGGAGCCCACGTCCTCCACCCCACCGCCGCGCGAGCTCCACCGCACCGCGGGCGTCGTCATCGTCGTCATCGTCGGCTCGGTCATGTCGGTGCTCGACATGACGATCGTCAACGTCGCCCTGCACCGCCTCTCCGAGGCCTTCCACGCCCCCCTGGCCACGATCCAGTGGGCCGCCAGCGCCTACACGCTCGCGCTCGCCGCCGTCATCCCGGCCTCGGCCTGGGCGATGGGCCGCTTCGGCGCCAAACGCACCTACCTGGGCGCCCTCACCCTGTTCTCCCTCGGCTCCCTCCTCGCCGCGTGCGCCTGGAGCGCCGGGAGCCTGATCGCCTTCCGCGCGGTGCAGGGCCTCGGCGGCGGACTGCTCATGCCCGTCGGCATGGCCATGGTGATGCGTACGGCGGACCCGGCCCGACTCGGACGGGTGATGGCCCTGCTCGGGCTGCCCATCATCGTCGGGCCGGTGGCCGGCCCGGTGCTGGGCGGCTGGCTCGTCGACTCGGTGTCCTGGCAGTGGATCTTCCTGGTCAACCTCCCGGTGGGGGCGGTCGCCCTGCTCCTCGCCACGAAGCTGCTGCGCTCCGACGCCCCCGGCGACCCGTCCGCCGCGCCCCGGCTGGACGTACCCGGCCTGCTGATGCTCTCCCCCGGCCTCGCCCTGCTCCTCTACGGCCTGGCCCGGGGCGGGGAAGGCGGCACCTTCACCGCCCCCGACGCCCTCCTCCCCACCCTGGCCGGCGCCGCGCTCGTGACGGCCTTCGCCCGACGGGCACTCACCACCCGTGACCCGCTCCTCGACCTCCGGCTCCTGCGCGACCGCACCTTCGGCGCCGGAATCCTCACGCTGGCTCTCTTCACCTGCGGCTACTTCGGTTCCATGCTGCTCGGACCGATGTACTGGCAGCAGAGCCGCGGCATGAGCGCGACGGCGGCCGGGCTCCTGGGCGCCCCGACCGGCCTCACCGTGGGGCTGGTCATGCAGATCGCCTCGCGCCGCGTCGACAAGGTCTCCCCGCGCCGCCTGATCCGCGCCGGGATCGCGACGGGCGCGCTGGGCATGGCCCTGACGGCCCTCCAGGCCGGGTCTCCGGAGGCGGCACCCTGGCGGTTCGTCGCCGCCTCGGTCGTCATGGGCATCGGCGCCGGCATGGTCCTGATGCCGACGATGACCACCGCGAGCCGAAGCCTCCCGAAGTCCCGCCTGACCGCGGCAAGCACCATCCTGAGCATCAACTCCCAGATAGGCGCCTCGGTCGGCACGGCCCTCCTCTCGGTCACCCTCACCTCAGCCGGCACCACCCCACCGGGCTTCCGCACCACGTACGCCATCGCCGCAACCCTCCTGGCCCTGGCCACCCTCCCCGCCACCCTCCTCCCAAAACACCACCCCTGA
- a CDS encoding alpha/beta hydrolase, translating into MDTSRLLRTTGTVIAAAGLLLSGCTSGGSGTPRAAASSGGAARATSAEPTAVPAALRPYYDQKLSWRECGVPGFECTTMKVPLDYENPGGGDIDIAVSRRKATDPAKRLGSLVVNPGGPGGSGIGYLQAYAGIGYPAPVRAAYDMVSFDPRGVDRSSPVECLDGPAMDKYTQVDQTPDTPAERALLVAAFKEFAAACQTHSQRVLPHVSTVDAARDMDVLRAALGDEKLNYVGASYGTFLGAMYADLFPGRAGRLVLDGAMDPSRPALELNRDQTEGFETAFRAFAADCAKQTDCPLGQGSPEQIGERLKEFFGKVDAQPITTTDRSRATLGESLATTGVIAALYDENAWPQLREALASAIKDGDGDGLLALADSYYERGADGKYANLMSANAAVNCLDQPPAFADPAAVEKALPYFEKASPVFGAGLAWASLNCTYWPTKATGKAEALHAKGAPPIMVVGTTRDPATPYKWAEALASQLDSGVLLTYDGDGHTAYGRGSACIDSAINSYLLEGTAPEDWKKC; encoded by the coding sequence ATGGACACCAGTCGCCTGCTGCGCACCACCGGGACCGTGATCGCCGCTGCGGGGCTACTGCTCTCCGGGTGCACCTCGGGCGGTTCGGGAACACCCCGCGCCGCCGCTTCGTCGGGCGGGGCCGCCCGGGCGACGTCGGCCGAGCCGACCGCCGTCCCGGCGGCGCTGCGCCCGTACTACGACCAGAAGCTGAGCTGGCGCGAGTGCGGCGTGCCCGGCTTCGAGTGCACCACCATGAAGGTCCCGCTGGACTACGAGAACCCGGGGGGCGGGGACATCGACATCGCGGTGTCCCGCCGCAAGGCCACCGACCCCGCCAAGCGGCTCGGCTCCCTGGTGGTGAACCCGGGCGGCCCGGGCGGCTCCGGCATCGGCTACCTCCAGGCGTACGCGGGCATCGGATATCCGGCCCCGGTCCGTGCCGCGTACGACATGGTCTCCTTCGACCCGCGCGGCGTGGACCGCAGCAGCCCCGTGGAATGCCTGGACGGCCCTGCCATGGACAAGTACACGCAGGTGGACCAGACGCCCGACACGCCGGCGGAGCGGGCCCTGCTGGTGGCCGCCTTCAAGGAGTTCGCGGCCGCCTGCCAGACGCACTCGCAGCGGGTCCTGCCGCACGTGTCCACGGTCGACGCCGCCCGCGACATGGACGTCCTGCGTGCGGCGCTGGGCGACGAGAAGCTGAACTACGTCGGAGCCTCGTACGGCACCTTCCTCGGGGCGATGTACGCCGACCTCTTCCCGGGCCGGGCCGGACGGCTGGTCCTGGACGGGGCGATGGACCCCTCCCGGCCCGCGTTGGAACTGAACCGGGACCAGACGGAAGGCTTCGAGACGGCCTTCCGGGCCTTCGCGGCGGACTGCGCGAAGCAGACCGACTGCCCGCTCGGCCAGGGCAGCCCGGAGCAGATCGGGGAACGCCTCAAGGAGTTCTTCGGCAAGGTCGACGCCCAGCCGATCACCACGACTGACCGGTCGCGCGCCACGCTCGGCGAGTCGCTGGCGACGACCGGGGTGATCGCCGCCCTCTACGACGAGAACGCCTGGCCGCAGCTGCGCGAGGCGCTCGCGTCCGCGATCAAGGACGGCGACGGCGACGGGCTGCTCGCCCTCGCCGACAGCTACTACGAGCGCGGGGCGGACGGCAAGTACGCCAACCTCATGTCGGCGAACGCCGCCGTCAACTGCCTCGACCAGCCCCCGGCCTTCGCCGACCCCGCGGCGGTCGAGAAGGCGCTGCCCTACTTCGAGAAGGCCTCCCCGGTCTTCGGCGCGGGCCTGGCCTGGGCCTCGCTGAACTGCACGTACTGGCCGACGAAGGCCACCGGCAAGGCCGAGGCACTGCACGCGAAGGGCGCTCCGCCGATCATGGTGGTCGGCACCACCCGCGACCCGGCGACCCCATACAAGTGGGCCGAGGCCCTGGCGAGCCAACTCGACTCGGGCGTCCTGCTCACCTACGACGGCGACGGCCACACGGCGTACGGCCGGGGCAGCGCCTGCATCGACTCGGCGATCAACAGCTACCTCCTGGAGGGCACCGCTCCCGAGGACTGGAAGAAGTGCTGA
- a CDS encoding DNA polymerase III subunit delta' — MPVWDDLVGQERVQTQLAAAAVDADALVTAIEARTPPPAASKMTHAWLFTGPPGSGRSTAARAFAAALQCTSPDRALGGEPGCGFCDGCHTTVIGTHADVEIVRTDQLSIGVKDTRALVRRAQLSPAVGRWQVIVLEDADRLTEGAGNVLLKAVEEPAPRTVWLLCAPSLEDVLPTIRSRCRHLSLRTPPVSAVAEVLVRRDGIEPDVAQAAARATQGHIGRARRLATDEAARSRRATVLRLPMRVADVGDCLKAAQELVDAAAEDAKQVAEEVDTKETEELRAALGAGAGTGGRMPRGTAGVMKELEDRQKRRRTRTQRDSLDLALTDLTGFYRDVLALQLGSSLAIANEEIRQDLDRIARESGPERTLRRIEAIIACRQALDRNVAPLLAVEAMTMSLRAG; from the coding sequence ATGCCCGTATGGGACGACCTGGTGGGACAGGAGCGGGTCCAGACGCAGCTGGCCGCCGCCGCGGTCGACGCCGATGCCTTGGTCACCGCCATCGAGGCGCGCACCCCGCCGCCGGCCGCCTCCAAGATGACGCACGCCTGGCTGTTCACCGGACCGCCCGGCTCGGGGCGCTCCACCGCCGCCCGCGCCTTCGCCGCCGCCCTCCAGTGCACCAGTCCGGACCGCGCCCTCGGCGGCGAGCCGGGCTGCGGGTTCTGCGACGGCTGCCACACCACCGTGATCGGCACGCACGCGGACGTGGAGATCGTCCGTACCGATCAGCTGTCCATCGGCGTGAAGGACACCCGGGCCCTGGTGCGCCGGGCGCAGCTCTCCCCGGCCGTCGGGCGCTGGCAGGTCATCGTCCTGGAGGACGCCGACCGGCTGACGGAGGGCGCCGGAAACGTCCTGCTCAAGGCCGTGGAGGAGCCCGCTCCACGGACCGTGTGGCTGCTGTGCGCCCCCTCGCTGGAGGACGTGCTGCCCACCATCCGCTCCCGCTGCCGCCACCTTTCGCTGCGCACCCCGCCGGTGTCCGCCGTCGCCGAGGTGCTCGTACGGCGCGACGGCATCGAGCCGGACGTCGCCCAGGCCGCCGCCCGCGCGACCCAGGGGCACATCGGCCGGGCCCGCCGGCTCGCCACCGACGAGGCGGCCCGCTCACGGCGCGCCACCGTGCTGCGGCTGCCGATGCGCGTGGCCGACGTGGGCGACTGCCTGAAGGCGGCGCAGGAGCTGGTGGACGCCGCCGCGGAGGACGCCAAGCAGGTCGCGGAAGAGGTCGACACCAAGGAGACCGAGGAGCTGAGGGCCGCGCTCGGCGCCGGAGCGGGCACGGGCGGGCGGATGCCGCGCGGTACGGCGGGCGTGATGAAGGAGCTGGAGGACCGGCAGAAGCGCCGGCGCACGCGTACGCAGCGCGACAGCCTCGACCTGGCCCTGACCGACCTCACCGGCTTCTACCGGGACGTCCTGGCGCTCCAGCTCGGTTCCTCGCTGGCCATCGCGAACGAGGAAATACGGCAGGACCTGGACCGGATCGCCCGGGAGTCGGGCCCGGAGCGCACACTGCGGCGCATCGAGGCGATCATCGCGTGTCGGCAGGCGCTGGACCGCAACGTCGCCCCGCTGCTGGCCGTCGAGGCGATGACGATGTCGCTGCGCGCGGGCTGA
- a CDS encoding serine hydrolase domain-containing protein produces MVPVGAGVGYAVDVPTPPAASSSAVSDEFPQLTPAVARQLDDAIRKVMDEAKVPGVQVALSAPGKGTYVRAFGVADKATGAPMTDRLNMRIGSETKTFTVTAMLKLVDEGKIGLDDPIGKYVEGVPGGDRITLRELANMRSGLFNYSADEEFFKALTSDPDRPFTPQELLAYSFKHPVLFEPDAKFSYCNTNLILLGLVVEKISGQTLADYITEEVLRPAGLKNTLFPTGAEFPAPHSQGYTDQTASGKTEDSADWNPSWGWAAGAMISDLTDLREWAKVVATGRTATGELLSPATQAERLDVVDALPGTGYGLGIFNVQGWIGHNGSLPGYQSLTVYNPQQSDATLVVLLNTDISAQGEEPSTLFGEAITKIVTPEHVYTLPAQPVTGDENH; encoded by the coding sequence ATGGTGCCCGTGGGGGCCGGTGTCGGGTACGCCGTGGACGTGCCGACACCCCCGGCGGCGAGCAGTTCGGCCGTCTCAGACGAGTTTCCGCAGCTCACCCCCGCCGTGGCGCGGCAGTTGGACGACGCCATCCGGAAGGTGATGGACGAGGCGAAGGTGCCCGGGGTGCAGGTGGCTCTGTCCGCGCCGGGCAAGGGGACGTACGTACGGGCCTTCGGCGTGGCCGACAAGGCCACCGGTGCGCCCATGACCGACCGCCTCAACATGCGGATCGGCAGCGAGACCAAGACCTTCACCGTGACCGCGATGCTGAAGCTGGTCGACGAGGGCAAGATCGGGCTGGACGACCCCATAGGCAAGTACGTCGAGGGCGTGCCGGGAGGCGACCGCATCACGCTGCGCGAGCTGGCGAACATGCGCAGCGGGCTGTTCAACTACTCGGCCGACGAGGAATTCTTCAAGGCGCTGACCAGCGACCCCGACCGCCCCTTCACCCCGCAGGAACTGCTCGCGTACTCCTTCAAGCACCCGGTGCTCTTCGAGCCGGACGCGAAGTTCTCCTACTGCAACACCAACCTGATCCTGCTCGGGCTCGTCGTGGAGAAGATCAGCGGGCAGACGCTCGCCGACTACATCACCGAGGAGGTCCTCCGGCCCGCCGGGCTGAAGAACACCCTCTTCCCGACCGGCGCAGAGTTCCCGGCCCCGCACTCCCAGGGCTACACGGACCAGACGGCCTCGGGGAAGACCGAGGACTCCGCCGACTGGAACCCCTCCTGGGGCTGGGCCGCCGGAGCGATGATCTCCGACCTCACCGACCTGCGGGAGTGGGCCAAGGTGGTGGCCACCGGCAGGACGGCCACGGGCGAGCTGCTCAGCCCCGCCACGCAGGCCGAGCGCCTCGACGTCGTCGATGCCCTGCCGGGCACCGGCTACGGACTGGGGATCTTCAACGTCCAGGGGTGGATCGGGCACAACGGCTCGCTGCCCGGCTACCAGTCGCTGACCGTCTACAACCCGCAACAGTCCGATGCCACTCTGGTGGTGCTGCTCAACACCGACATCTCCGCGCAGGGAGAGGAGCCGAGCACCCTCTTCGGCGAGGCGATCACCAAGATCGTGACCCCGGAGCACGTCTACACCCTCCCGGCCCAGCCCGTCACCGGGGACGAGAACCACTGA
- a CDS encoding GNAT family N-acetyltransferase: MHGRNTADEALVAADPAKVVLWQAGEADLDTAAELFRGYLEFYEVEVEDPERPRAFLAERLAAGDSFVLLAEVPGAGTVGFTQVYPMISSLAMKPAWLLGDLYVAPAGRRTGAGRALLREVLRRAREAGVSGVQLETAYDNLVAQGLYEAEGFVREEFHMYFHDLSETGSGAGAATVSESV; this comes from the coding sequence ATGCACGGTCGGAACACGGCGGACGAAGCCCTGGTGGCGGCGGACCCGGCCAAGGTGGTCCTGTGGCAGGCCGGCGAGGCGGATCTGGACACCGCCGCCGAGCTCTTCCGCGGCTACCTGGAGTTCTACGAGGTGGAGGTCGAGGACCCCGAGCGCCCGCGCGCCTTCCTGGCGGAGCGGCTGGCGGCCGGGGACTCCTTCGTCCTGCTCGCCGAGGTCCCGGGCGCGGGCACGGTCGGCTTCACGCAGGTCTACCCGATGATCTCCTCCCTGGCCATGAAGCCCGCGTGGCTGCTGGGCGACCTGTACGTGGCCCCCGCCGGCCGCCGTACGGGCGCGGGCCGCGCGCTGCTGCGCGAGGTGCTGCGCCGGGCGCGGGAGGCCGGGGTCTCGGGCGTGCAGCTGGAGACGGCGTACGACAACCTCGTTGCGCAGGGGCTGTACGAGGCGGAGGGGTTCGTCCGCGAGGAGTTCCACATGTACTTCCACGACCTTTCCGAGACGGGTTCCGGGGCGGGTGCCGCGACGGTTTCCGAATCGGTTTGA
- a CDS encoding NADPH-dependent FMN reductase codes for MTTTHTSTTTPAEDAPLRVAVILGSVREGRQGAAVADWFLGAAGALGGLDLDLIDLADIDLPLAMPGWGGSPSERAAAALAKVSPRLAAAEAFVIVTPEYNHSFPAVLKNLIDWHREEWHAKPAGFVSYGGIGGGLRAVEQLRLIFAELHAVTVRDSVSLHGPWSGLGPDGLPRDTAVAEGALKGMLGQLAWWGRALRTARASRPYQG; via the coding sequence ATGACCACCACCCACACCTCCACCACCACTCCCGCCGAGGACGCGCCACTCCGCGTGGCCGTCATCCTCGGCAGCGTCCGCGAGGGCCGCCAGGGCGCCGCCGTCGCCGACTGGTTCCTCGGCGCCGCCGGCGCCCTCGGCGGCCTGGACCTCGACCTCATCGACCTCGCCGACATCGACCTGCCGCTGGCCATGCCCGGCTGGGGCGGCTCCCCGAGCGAGCGGGCGGCCGCCGCCCTCGCGAAGGTCAGCCCGCGGCTGGCCGCCGCCGAGGCCTTCGTCATCGTCACCCCCGAGTACAACCACAGCTTCCCGGCGGTACTGAAGAACCTCATCGACTGGCACCGCGAGGAGTGGCACGCCAAGCCCGCCGGCTTCGTCTCCTACGGCGGCATCGGCGGCGGCCTGCGCGCCGTCGAGCAGCTCCGGCTGATCTTCGCCGAGCTGCACGCCGTGACCGTGCGCGACTCCGTCAGCCTGCACGGCCCGTGGTCCGGTCTCGGCCCGGACGGCCTTCCGCGCGACACCGCCGTGGCGGAGGGCGCGCTCAAGGGAATGCTCGGCCAGCTGGCCTGGTGGGGACGCGCCCTGCGCACCGCCCGCGCGAGCCGCCCGTACCAGGGCTGA